Proteins encoded within one genomic window of Cucumis sativus cultivar 9930 chromosome 3, Cucumber_9930_V3, whole genome shotgun sequence:
- the LOC101213256 gene encoding uncharacterized protein At1g32220, chloroplastic — MASIFFSPSLSSASPLSTPSFQPRSHLHLQPRSCRFGVRCSYVDAGVRDDYAPNTIDVVADVKSEKVVVLGGSGFVGSAICKAAISKGIEVVSVSRSGRPSNTSSWVDQVTWVPGDVFYLNWDDVLVGATAVVSTIGGFGSEEQMKRINGDANIAAVNAAYDFGIPKFVLISVHDYNLPSFLLSSSYFTGKRQAESEVLSKFPRSGVVLRPAFIYGKRRVDGFEIPLDLVGEPVEKFLSVFGNFIKPLSSVPASDIFLAPPVSVDDLALATINAITDDDVFGVFTIEQIKEAAAKVRA, encoded by the exons ATGGcctcaattttcttctcacCTTCTCTTTCCTCTGCTTCCCCTCTCTCAACGCCTTCCTTTCAACCTCGCTCCCACCTCCACTTACAACCCcg TTCGTGTCGATTTGGTGTTAGATGTAGTTATGTGGACGCGGGAGTGAGGGATGATTATGCGCCAAATACTATAGATGTTGTTGCGGATGTTAAGAGTGAGAAG GTTGTGGTTTTAGGAGGTAGCGGGTTTGTTGGTTCTGCTATATGTAAGGCGGCAATATCCAAGGGGATCGAAGTGGTTAGTGTGAGCAG GTCAGGGCGTCCAAGTAATACAAGTTCATGGGTTGATCAAGTTACTTGGGTTCCAG GAGATGTTTTCTACCTCAACTGGGACGACGTACTTGTTGGGGCTACGGCAGTGGTCTCAACAATTGGAGGTTTTGGCAGTGAGGAGCAGATGAAAAGAATTAATGGTGATGCCAATATTGCGGCTGTCAATGCAGCATATGATTTTG GGATTCCCAAATTCGTCTTAATATCAGTCCATGATTACAATCTGCCTTCATTTCTACTCTCATCTTCATACTTCACTGGAAAGAGGCAAGCAGAGTCTGAGGTCCTCTCCAAATTTCCAAGATCTG GCGTTGTACTTAGACCCGCTTTCATTTATGGAAAAAGAAGGGTGGATGGTTTTGAGATTCCCTTGGATTTGGTTGGAGAACCAGTGGAAAAGTTTCTGTCTGTCTTTGGAAACTTCATCAAACCTTTAAGTTCCGTTCCTGCTTCCGACATTTTTCTTGCTCCCCCCGTCAGTGTGGACGATTTAGCACTTGCTACCATCAATGCAATCACGGACGACGATGTTTTTGGTGTTTTCACAATTGAACAGATCAAGGAAGCTGCAGCAAAAGTGAGAGCGTGA